In a genomic window of Sutcliffiella sp. FSL R7-0096:
- a CDS encoding TRAP transporter substrate-binding protein, whose translation MEKVKRNIVMIMAMSLVLLLAACGGNEASGNESGKTYSFKLAHITPTNHMWHQAAEKFAEELESKSDGRMKVEIYPASQLGTEADMVQQIEAGSVDFGLITAAYMSSRSPSFAAWFMPYAFEDINAAHEARTSDVSKKILATLDEQGLVGLEYLFAGQRVMLFKDKEVTSPQDMAGLKLRVTPSPPMQDFYRSAGASPEGLPLPEVYAAVQTGVIDGMDMDLDAAITNKYFEVVEYGAVTNHMVWPSVAIVNKATFEGMSEADQKLIRDALTVATDFAVNTRSGQEEEFRQTLSDNGMKIYDIPADAFADQIAEFDAKYKEADPLIKEFIETYRK comes from the coding sequence ATGGAAAAGGTGAAAAGAAATATAGTCATGATCATGGCCATGTCATTGGTATTGTTACTGGCAGCATGTGGAGGAAACGAAGCTAGCGGTAATGAATCAGGGAAGACTTATTCATTTAAATTAGCACATATTACCCCAACCAACCATATGTGGCATCAGGCTGCTGAGAAATTTGCAGAAGAACTGGAAAGCAAATCCGATGGAAGAATGAAAGTGGAAATCTATCCAGCAAGCCAGCTTGGTACAGAAGCAGATATGGTTCAACAAATTGAGGCAGGATCCGTAGACTTTGGATTAATCACCGCAGCTTATATGAGTTCCCGCTCTCCTTCTTTTGCCGCATGGTTTATGCCATATGCCTTTGAAGACATCAATGCCGCACATGAAGCTAGAACCTCTGATGTTTCTAAAAAGATTTTGGCTACATTGGATGAGCAAGGTCTAGTTGGACTGGAATATCTGTTTGCCGGTCAACGTGTCATGCTATTTAAAGACAAGGAAGTGACTTCCCCGCAAGACATGGCAGGATTGAAATTACGTGTGACACCGAGTCCGCCGATGCAAGACTTTTATCGTTCAGCAGGAGCGTCACCTGAAGGATTGCCACTTCCAGAAGTTTATGCAGCCGTTCAAACAGGTGTAATCGATGGTATGGACATGGATTTGGATGCTGCAATCACCAATAAATACTTTGAAGTCGTAGAATATGGAGCTGTTACCAACCATATGGTTTGGCCATCCGTTGCCATAGTGAATAAAGCCACATTTGAGGGAATGTCTGAAGCTGACCAAAAGTTAATTCGTGATGCATTGACAGTGGCCACCGACTTTGCAGTAAACACCCGCTCTGGCCAAGAGGAGGAGTTCAGGCAAACGTTAAGTGACAACGGTATGAAAATCTATGATATACCTGCGGATGCATTTGCAGACCAGATTGCAGAGTTTGATGCGAAATACAAAGAAGCAGACCCTCTAATTAAAGAGTTTATTGAAACGTATAGAAAATAG
- a CDS encoding tripeptidase T translates to MINRDRLVEEFLELVQVDSETKFEAEICKVLKEKFTALGVQVVEDDTMNETGHGAGNLICTLEGTKDGVDTIYFTSHMDTVVPGKGIKPSIKDGYIVTDGTTILGADDKAGLAAMLEAVKVLKEHNIEHGKIEFVITVGEESGLVGAKALDPALVTAKFGFALDSDGTVGNIIVAAPTQAKVKATIYGKTAHAGVAPEKGVSAITIAAKSIAKMPLGRIDEETTANIGRFEGGGPTNIVCDRVDILAEARSLVPEKMEAQVAKMKDAFETVAADMGGRAEVIVDVMYPGFKFADGDHVVEVAKRAVSEIGRTPELQRSGGGSDANVIAGFGVPTVNLAVGYEEIHTTNERMPIEELIKTTELVVSIMKEVAK, encoded by the coding sequence ATGATTAACAGAGACAGACTTGTCGAAGAGTTTTTAGAGCTTGTCCAGGTGGACTCAGAAACAAAATTTGAAGCAGAAATTTGCAAAGTGTTAAAAGAGAAATTCACCGCGCTTGGTGTACAAGTAGTAGAAGATGATACCATGAATGAGACAGGTCATGGTGCAGGGAATCTTATCTGTACATTAGAAGGGACGAAAGATGGTGTAGATACCATATATTTCACGTCCCATATGGATACAGTTGTTCCAGGTAAGGGAATCAAACCATCCATAAAAGACGGCTACATTGTAACTGATGGAACGACAATCCTTGGAGCAGATGACAAAGCTGGGCTTGCTGCAATGCTTGAAGCGGTAAAAGTACTAAAAGAACACAATATCGAACATGGAAAAATCGAGTTTGTTATCACAGTTGGAGAAGAATCAGGCCTTGTAGGAGCAAAAGCTCTAGATCCAGCTTTAGTAACAGCAAAATTCGGCTTTGCTCTTGATAGCGACGGGACAGTTGGAAACATCATCGTAGCAGCGCCAACACAAGCAAAAGTGAAGGCAACCATTTACGGTAAAACCGCTCATGCAGGAGTTGCTCCGGAAAAAGGCGTATCGGCAATTACGATTGCTGCTAAGTCCATCGCAAAAATGCCTTTAGGCCGTATTGATGAAGAAACGACTGCTAACATCGGACGTTTTGAAGGCGGCGGACCGACGAACATCGTTTGTGATCGTGTAGACATTTTAGCAGAAGCTCGTTCTTTAGTTCCTGAAAAAATGGAAGCGCAAGTAGCAAAAATGAAGGATGCATTTGAAACAGTTGCAGCTGATATGGGTGGCCGGGCAGAAGTAATAGTTGACGTTATGTATCCAGGCTTCAAATTTGCTGATGGTGATCATGTGGTGGAAGTGGCGAAGCGTGCCGTTTCTGAAATCGGCAGAACGCCTGAGCTACAGCGCAGCGGTGGCGGTAGTGATGCCAATGTTATCGCAGGCTTTGGTGTTCCTACGGTAAACCTTGCAGTTGGATATGAGGAAATTCACACAACAAATGAAAGAATGCCAATTGAAGAATTGATCAAAACAACAGAACTTGTTGTAAGCATCATGAAGGAAGTAGCAAAATAA
- a CDS encoding acyl-CoA carboxylase subunit beta, protein MTIDIYEKINELYDKRREVELGGGDDRIDKQHEKGKLTARERIELLVDEGTFVELNPFIEHRCNDFGLQGKKGPGDGVVTGYGKVNGKPIYLFSQDFTVFGGALGEMHAKKIANVMDMAAKNGAPIVGLNDSGGARIQEGVLSLDGYGHIFYRNSIYSGVIPQISVIMGPCAGGAVYSPAITDFVFMVEKTSQMFITGPKVIETVTGEKISSEGLGGAKVHNAISGNAHFSSSSEEEVLAQVRNLLSYLPQNNEEKPERISCEQGDDYRPDLADAIPFDAIRPYDVRIVINQVVDEGSFMEVHKDFAKNIVVGLARLKGEVVGLVCNQPKVMAGGLDIDSSDKASRFIRFCDSFNIPLITFEDVTGFFPGVKQEHGGIIRHGAKILYAYSEATVPKLTVILRKAYGGAYVALNSKSIGADLVFAWPNAEIAVMGPQGAANIIFAREINESANPEETRAQKIEEYREKFANPYVAASQGMVDDVIDPRETRIKLIQSLEMLRNKKETRPYKKHGNIPL, encoded by the coding sequence ATGACAATTGATATCTATGAAAAAATAAATGAGCTTTATGACAAACGTCGGGAAGTAGAACTTGGCGGTGGAGACGACCGGATTGACAAGCAACATGAAAAAGGGAAACTGACCGCAAGAGAGCGCATTGAACTTCTTGTAGATGAAGGGACTTTTGTAGAGCTTAATCCATTTATCGAGCACCGTTGCAATGACTTTGGACTGCAAGGAAAGAAAGGTCCTGGAGATGGTGTCGTCACAGGATATGGAAAAGTGAACGGGAAACCAATCTATCTATTTTCTCAAGACTTCACTGTATTTGGTGGAGCCCTAGGGGAAATGCATGCAAAGAAAATCGCCAATGTCATGGATATGGCAGCGAAAAATGGTGCACCGATTGTCGGCTTGAATGATTCCGGTGGAGCGCGGATTCAGGAAGGTGTTCTTTCATTAGATGGATATGGACATATTTTTTATAGAAACTCTATCTATTCAGGGGTGATTCCACAGATATCAGTCATTATGGGACCATGTGCAGGCGGAGCTGTATACTCTCCGGCAATTACTGATTTCGTATTCATGGTGGAAAAGACCAGTCAAATGTTTATCACAGGGCCAAAGGTAATTGAAACGGTAACAGGGGAGAAAATCAGTTCAGAAGGCCTCGGTGGTGCAAAAGTACATAACGCGATTAGCGGTAATGCCCATTTCTCCAGTTCTTCAGAGGAAGAGGTATTGGCACAGGTGCGAAATTTGCTAAGCTACCTTCCACAAAACAATGAAGAGAAGCCGGAAAGAATTTCTTGTGAACAAGGTGATGACTACCGTCCGGATTTAGCGGATGCCATCCCGTTTGACGCAATCAGACCATATGATGTTCGAATTGTCATCAACCAGGTGGTGGATGAAGGTTCGTTCATGGAAGTTCATAAGGATTTTGCGAAGAATATCGTAGTTGGATTGGCAAGGTTGAAGGGAGAAGTAGTAGGACTTGTTTGTAATCAGCCAAAAGTCATGGCTGGCGGCCTCGATATCGATTCATCCGATAAAGCATCCAGGTTTATACGATTCTGTGACTCTTTCAATATCCCGTTGATTACGTTCGAGGATGTTACTGGATTCTTCCCGGGTGTTAAACAGGAGCATGGCGGGATCATCCGTCATGGTGCCAAGATCCTATACGCTTATTCGGAAGCGACTGTGCCAAAGCTGACCGTGATTTTGCGTAAAGCATATGGGGGCGCCTATGTAGCCCTAAACAGTAAATCCATTGGTGCCGATCTTGTATTTGCATGGCCGAATGCCGAAATCGCAGTAATGGGTCCTCAAGGAGCAGCAAACATCATCTTTGCCCGTGAAATCAATGAGAGCGCTAATCCGGAAGAGACACGCGCCCAGAAGATTGAGGAGTATCGTGAAAAGTTTGCCAACCCATATGTTGCAGCAAGTCAAGGGATGGTAGATGACGTGATTGATCCGAGAGAGACAAGGATTAAATTGATTCAATCATTGGAAATGCTCCGCAATAAAAAGGAAACAAGACCATATAAAAAACACGGGAACATCCCACTATAA
- a CDS encoding DNA polymerase IV, whose product MSEKITKRHRIIFHVDMNSFYASVEMAYDPALIGKPVAIAGNVEERKGIIVTCSYEARAFGVRTTMPLWEARQKCPQLIVRKPNFDRYRKSSQAMFELLRQYTDLVEPVSIDEGYMDVTDYSGSLSPLQIAEEIQTRLQKELLLPCSIGIAPNKFLAKMASDMKKPMGITILRKRELQKILWPFNVGEMHGVGSKTAEKLKTINIATIGDLANGNDYQLKHLLGINGERLKKRANGVDNRPVDPDSVSEFKSIGNSTTLPKDTDDERMIEKTIEKLAASVSARMKRKSVLSQNIQLMIRYGIHHTVTRSRKLSNPVESEAQIKEAAMFLLRKHWNGEPVRLLGVTAQELVEKDDSVKQLDLFTFQEDAKQEPLHKTLQDLEEKFGKGIIKRGIKNKNTADVGSKAKITTSFQKDFLD is encoded by the coding sequence ATGAGTGAAAAAATCACAAAAAGACATCGAATTATTTTTCATGTGGATATGAATAGCTTTTACGCATCTGTTGAGATGGCCTATGATCCAGCCCTTATAGGAAAACCGGTGGCTATTGCTGGAAACGTTGAAGAACGTAAGGGGATTATCGTCACCTGCAGTTATGAAGCAAGGGCCTTTGGGGTAAGAACCACGATGCCGTTATGGGAAGCAAGGCAAAAATGTCCCCAGCTTATTGTGCGGAAGCCTAATTTTGATAGGTACAGAAAAAGTTCTCAAGCAATGTTTGAGCTGTTAAGACAATATACAGATTTAGTTGAACCGGTTTCCATTGATGAAGGATATATGGATGTAACGGATTACTCGGGATCTTTATCTCCTTTGCAAATAGCGGAGGAAATTCAAACAAGGTTGCAAAAAGAACTATTGTTACCCTGTAGCATTGGGATCGCTCCAAATAAGTTCCTGGCAAAAATGGCCTCAGATATGAAAAAGCCAATGGGAATTACAATCTTAAGAAAAAGGGAACTTCAAAAAATCCTTTGGCCATTCAATGTGGGGGAGATGCATGGAGTTGGATCTAAAACTGCAGAAAAACTTAAGACGATAAATATTGCTACCATAGGTGACCTTGCTAACGGAAATGACTATCAATTAAAACATCTTCTCGGTATTAATGGAGAGAGGTTGAAGAAAAGAGCAAATGGTGTAGACAACCGCCCCGTTGATCCAGATAGTGTTTCAGAGTTTAAAAGTATAGGGAACTCCACTACTTTGCCCAAAGATACGGATGATGAACGGATGATTGAAAAAACCATTGAGAAGCTTGCAGCATCAGTAAGTGCACGAATGAAAAGAAAATCTGTGCTTAGTCAAAACATTCAGCTGATGATACGATATGGCATTCACCATACGGTTACAAGAAGTAGAAAGTTATCTAATCCAGTAGAATCCGAAGCTCAAATTAAAGAGGCGGCTATGTTTTTGTTAAGAAAGCATTGGAATGGAGAACCTGTTCGATTACTTGGTGTCACAGCACAAGAATTGGTTGAAAAAGATGATTCCGTCAAACAGCTAGATCTCTTTACATTCCAAGAAGATGCCAAACAAGAACCATTGCATAAAACCCTTCAGGACTTAGAAGAGAAATTTGGGAAAGGTATTATAAAAAGGGGAATTAAGAATAAAAATACTGCAGATGTTGGGTCAAAGGCTAAAATTACAACTAGTTTTCAAAAGGATTTTTTGGACTAG
- a CDS encoding FAD synthetase family protein, with protein sequence MLIHGAGKVSLPRSIVTIGAFDGVHRGHQTLIKEIAQKGRRLKVPSVVYTFDPPPRTFLQSARTLSPIHEKIRRMQELGLDHCIVATFDQKYLQQTAFQFMYELQQLNPVEIVVGKDFRFGKNRTGDISLLKQFFKVKVIEPVFCSNGKVISSTRIRELVSRGENKQAFSLLGWPV encoded by the coding sequence TTGTTGATTCATGGGGCAGGAAAAGTCAGCTTACCAAGATCCATTGTGACGATTGGGGCCTTTGATGGTGTACATAGAGGGCATCAAACACTTATCAAGGAAATTGCTCAAAAGGGGCGCAGGCTAAAGGTACCAAGTGTCGTTTACACATTTGATCCGCCGCCTCGAACATTCTTACAAAGTGCCCGAACGCTTTCTCCTATACACGAAAAGATAAGGAGGATGCAAGAACTAGGGTTGGATCATTGTATTGTTGCTACATTCGATCAAAAATATTTGCAACAAACTGCGTTTCAATTCATGTATGAACTTCAACAATTAAATCCTGTAGAAATTGTGGTAGGTAAAGATTTTCGTTTCGGAAAAAATCGTACTGGGGACATATCCCTATTAAAGCAATTTTTTAAAGTAAAAGTTATCGAGCCTGTATTCTGTTCAAATGGAAAAGTCATTTCATCCACAAGGATAAGAGAGTTGGTCAGCAGAGGAGAAAACAAACAAGCTTTCTCCTTACTGGGTTGGCCCGTTTAG
- the yunB gene encoding sporulation protein YunB — protein sequence MKRMRRTSLLKSGPLPLKYVFLITFILFNILTVFSLIIINKNLEPSLRSIAETKARQIATQAINDAVSKKIADSLNPEELIIVLNEGTDHVAFGTNHRVVNRVISETTLRVQRYLDFLEEGNLEGLESYKNDLNIDYEESKKQNGIVYNVPLGMATKTTLFSNLGPKIPVRFEILGDVISNVETKVIETGINNTVIEIYVNVSVKMNIIIPLVEQPMEINNSVKIGDLIIPGKVPMYYQGSGNGGGGVAPVIIPENPVEEKKNNN from the coding sequence ATGAAGAGAATGCGTCGGACTTCCCTTTTGAAAAGTGGGCCACTGCCATTAAAGTATGTTTTTTTAATTACATTTATTTTATTTAACATTTTGACTGTTTTCAGTTTGATTATCATTAATAAGAATTTGGAACCAAGTTTAAGAAGTATAGCAGAAACCAAGGCTCGTCAGATTGCAACGCAGGCCATAAACGATGCGGTTTCAAAAAAGATAGCAGATAGTTTGAATCCCGAGGAATTGATTATTGTTTTGAACGAAGGAACAGATCACGTGGCTTTTGGTACGAATCATAGAGTTGTAAATAGGGTTATTTCCGAAACCACGTTAAGAGTACAAAGATATTTGGATTTTTTAGAAGAAGGTAATTTGGAAGGCCTGGAATCATATAAAAATGATTTAAATATAGATTATGAAGAATCAAAAAAGCAAAACGGTATCGTCTATAATGTCCCGTTGGGGATGGCGACCAAAACGACGCTTTTCTCAAACCTTGGACCAAAAATTCCGGTTCGCTTTGAGATATTAGGGGATGTTATCTCCAATGTTGAAACAAAAGTTATTGAAACAGGAATAAATAATACGGTCATTGAGATCTATGTCAATGTAAGTGTGAAAATGAACATCATTATCCCATTGGTAGAGCAACCGATGGAAATTAATAATTCTGTGAAGATAGGCGATTTAATTATCCCTGGTAAAGTCCCTATGTACTACCAAGGAAGCGGTAACGGTGGTGGAGGAGTAGCACCAGTTATTATTCCTGAAAATCCGGTTGAAGAGAAAAAGAATAACAACTGA
- a CDS encoding organic hydroperoxide resistance protein: MEALYTAKVTASGGRAGKIQSEDGTLDLVLAMPKSLGGTEKEGATNPEQLFAAGYSACFDSALNLVARQARQKIESEVIAEVSIGKDTDGGFKLAVVLNVNISGVSQAEAEKLVEQAHSVCPYSKATQGNIEVELKTKAQA; this comes from the coding sequence ATGGAAGCACTTTATACTGCAAAAGTTACAGCGTCAGGTGGTAGAGCAGGAAAAATACAAAGCGAAGATGGTACATTAGATTTAGTACTTGCTATGCCCAAGTCATTGGGAGGAACAGAAAAGGAAGGCGCAACGAACCCAGAACAACTATTTGCGGCAGGATATTCAGCTTGCTTTGACAGTGCTTTAAACCTGGTTGCACGACAAGCAAGGCAGAAAATTGAATCTGAAGTCATTGCAGAAGTTTCAATTGGTAAAGATACGGATGGAGGCTTCAAACTGGCGGTTGTGTTAAATGTGAACATAAGTGGCGTTTCACAAGCGGAAGCAGAAAAGCTTGTAGAACAGGCTCATTCTGTTTGCCCTTATTCAAAAGCGACACAAGGAAATATTGAGGTTGAATTAAAGACAAAAGCACAAGCTTAA
- a CDS encoding GNAT family N-acetyltransferase: MVHLVKVKQSEEEALHNLIQFYIYEFTRFNKQIILETDGKYKPFDLDKYWNDQEYHAFFVKSGEELSGFALVEEGHGDAPSVIEEFFVLRKFHGKGLGTIASQQLFSMFPGKWQVFQIENNYPAQAFWRKTIKEYTSNTFTERYDEHRRPIQEFDTNALP; this comes from the coding sequence TTGGTCCATCTAGTAAAAGTGAAGCAAAGTGAAGAAGAGGCCCTTCATAATCTTATACAATTCTATATTTACGAATTCACAAGATTTAATAAACAAATTATATTAGAAACAGATGGGAAGTATAAGCCATTTGATTTGGATAAGTATTGGAATGACCAAGAGTACCATGCATTTTTTGTTAAATCAGGAGAAGAACTCTCAGGTTTTGCCTTGGTGGAAGAGGGACACGGAGATGCTCCAAGTGTTATTGAAGAGTTCTTTGTCTTGAGAAAGTTTCATGGAAAAGGGCTGGGAACAATAGCCTCTCAACAGCTGTTTTCCATGTTCCCTGGTAAATGGCAGGTATTTCAAATTGAAAATAACTATCCTGCACAGGCTTTTTGGAGAAAAACAATCAAGGAATATACAAGTAACACTTTTACGGAGCGATATGATGAACATAGAAGACCTATACAAGAGTTTGATACCAATGCTTTGCCATAA
- a CDS encoding DUF4181 domain-containing protein, with protein MTFVWLMMTVVIVLMLVDVVVRKALNIKRVKLTDPKAKKLDVFGRVLCAVIIFVAFPPLLDNGVIQLKYLFMILFTVLFSFQAILQYVYIKESKEYIITLLMSVVFIVFMLNIDFLIDLYT; from the coding sequence ATGACCTTTGTATGGTTGATGATGACAGTTGTTATCGTGCTTATGCTGGTTGATGTGGTAGTAAGAAAGGCACTGAATATTAAACGTGTTAAACTGACGGACCCCAAAGCAAAGAAATTAGATGTGTTTGGAAGGGTCCTTTGCGCTGTTATAATTTTTGTGGCCTTCCCACCACTTCTTGACAATGGGGTTATACAATTAAAATACTTATTTATGATATTGTTTACGGTTCTGTTTAGTTTCCAAGCAATACTTCAATACGTCTATATCAAAGAATCAAAAGAATATATCATCACTTTGTTAATGAGTGTGGTGTTCATTGTTTTTATGCTTAATATTGATTTCCTAATTGACCTTTACACTTAA
- the mce gene encoding methylmalonyl-CoA epimerase has translation MIKNVNHIGIAVSSIETALPFYTETLGLTFEAVEHVAEQRVRVAFIDAGNCKLELLEPTSPDSPVAKFIEKRGEGIHHVALSVESIEERIQEMIEKGIPMIDKNSRVGAGGANIAFMHPKASNGVLVEFCEKAAKHHDN, from the coding sequence ATGATTAAAAATGTAAATCATATTGGGATTGCTGTAAGCTCAATAGAGACAGCGCTTCCATTTTATACAGAGACACTGGGGTTGACTTTTGAAGCCGTCGAACATGTAGCGGAGCAAAGGGTAAGGGTAGCATTTATAGATGCGGGGAATTGCAAGCTTGAGTTGTTGGAACCTACCTCTCCTGATAGTCCGGTTGCCAAGTTTATTGAAAAGCGTGGGGAAGGAATTCACCATGTAGCACTAAGTGTAGAGTCAATAGAAGAAAGAATACAAGAAATGATTGAGAAGGGAATCCCGATGATTGACAAGAATTCCCGTGTCGGTGCTGGTGGAGCGAATATCGCTTTCATGCATCCAAAAGCAAGCAATGGCGTACTGGTAGAATTCTGCGAAAAGGCGGCGAAACACCATGACAATTGA
- a CDS encoding MarR family transcriptional regulator — protein sequence MTKLYRAYLDEIGITYPQYLVLLVLWEQDDLSVKELGEKLMLDSGTLTPMLKRMETNQLITRNRSKKDERVVVITLTQKGKAINQEVECIPSKFLEKVSLDTDDLQMLSNLLSKLVER from the coding sequence ATGACCAAACTATATAGAGCTTATTTAGACGAAATTGGAATTACTTATCCTCAATACTTAGTACTATTGGTACTATGGGAACAGGATGACCTTTCTGTGAAGGAGTTAGGTGAAAAGCTCATGCTTGACTCTGGTACATTGACTCCAATGCTTAAGCGGATGGAAACAAATCAATTAATTACCAGAAACCGATCTAAAAAAGATGAACGAGTTGTGGTCATAACTCTTACCCAAAAAGGTAAGGCAATTAACCAAGAGGTAGAATGCATTCCAAGTAAATTTCTTGAAAAAGTGTCATTAGATACGGATGATTTGCAAATGTTAAGCAACCTTTTATCAAAACTGGTAGAAAGATAA
- a CDS encoding HAD family hydrolase, protein MEHIKTIVFDLDGTLYEDTHHFQYYANLLKAKLPFEKQTLFEEDYIAVGEGTHTLKIGRVYDAKKDLILAHHDGKVTNGWTWEGVEVTKEQLTSHYPDSLTFDLFDMLSIGDLWWVPVSIAKHYGLTSEEAYAAFLQTREHMMTDDFILEPLKEFAQVLERLHTKYTLVLMTNSPQTDSDVILKKLGFSSYFHDKIYEANKPINTTDRLTYISQQHSVPYNQMLSVGDNYINEILPAALLGCKTICIDPFELFKDSEANYTVKGLSELSDLLDKSLLK, encoded by the coding sequence ATGGAACATATAAAAACAATTGTTTTTGACCTCGATGGAACCTTATACGAAGATACCCATCATTTTCAGTACTATGCCAACCTACTGAAAGCCAAACTGCCTTTCGAAAAACAGACCCTATTTGAAGAAGACTACATTGCGGTCGGGGAAGGAACCCACACTTTAAAGATTGGTAGGGTTTATGATGCCAAAAAGGACCTTATCTTAGCGCATCATGACGGGAAGGTAACTAACGGCTGGACATGGGAAGGGGTAGAAGTGACGAAAGAACAACTTACTTCTCATTATCCTGACTCTCTCACATTTGACCTATTCGATATGCTCAGTATCGGGGATTTGTGGTGGGTACCGGTTTCCATTGCGAAGCATTATGGATTAACTAGTGAGGAAGCATATGCTGCCTTCCTCCAAACAAGGGAACATATGATGACCGATGACTTTATATTAGAACCACTCAAAGAGTTTGCCCAAGTATTAGAAAGATTGCATACCAAGTACACATTAGTCTTAATGACCAATAGTCCCCAGACGGATAGTGATGTCATTTTGAAAAAGTTGGGATTCTCTTCTTATTTCCATGATAAGATTTATGAAGCGAATAAACCGATAAATACAACAGATCGTCTTACATACATATCTCAACAACACAGTGTCCCCTATAATCAAATGTTGAGTGTTGGCGATAACTATATTAACGAAATTCTCCCTGCTGCCCTATTGGGTTGCAAAACAATTTGTATCGATCCTTTTGAATTATTTAAAGATAGTGAAGCCAACTATACAGTAAAAGGCTTATCAGAACTATCTGACCTATTGGATAAATCTCTTTTAAAATAA
- the prli42 gene encoding stressosome-associated protein Prli42 — protein MMNRKFQKVVVYLMIGVMLITTLLAGASMFF, from the coding sequence ATGATGAACCGCAAATTCCAAAAAGTTGTCGTATATTTAATGATTGGCGTCATGCTAATTACGACACTATTAGCTGGAGCTTCCATGTTTTTCTAA
- a CDS encoding chemotaxis protein CheW produces the protein MESKKLVIFEANGEEYGIPVEFVVSIEKLGAVNALPDMESYLKGITKVREELIPVLDVKQILFTDPILKDDKTRLIVVKTSELSIGLLVEDAKEILDVNEEAIKGLLAFQSTPYISGMVNLENRLIAIIEPDNLISSLEKIQHIKSAVETATL, from the coding sequence ATGGAATCCAAAAAACTAGTGATCTTTGAAGCAAATGGAGAAGAATATGGCATCCCGGTAGAATTTGTGGTTTCCATAGAAAAATTGGGGGCAGTCAATGCTTTGCCAGATATGGAAAGCTATCTAAAGGGGATAACAAAAGTGAGAGAAGAGTTAATCCCTGTATTGGATGTTAAACAAATATTATTTACAGATCCCATCCTCAAAGATGATAAAACACGTTTGATAGTGGTAAAAACATCCGAACTTTCGATAGGGTTATTAGTAGAAGATGCGAAAGAGATTTTAGACGTAAACGAAGAAGCTATTAAAGGTCTCTTAGCGTTCCAGTCAACTCCTTATATTAGTGGGATGGTCAATCTTGAAAATCGGTTAATTGCAATTATTGAACCTGATAATTTAATTAGTAGTCTGGAGAAAATTCAACACATTAAGAGTGCCGTAGAAACCGCTACGCTCTAA
- a CDS encoding TRAP transporter small permease, which translates to MMRISDGIAKVEKFLGAFLMLCMAVIITLSVAFRYFLNSPLSWAGEVSIFLLIWISFIGGSLGLKYKSQASVSIFLEYVPINIKKALILIGHLCMLLFLLIILYYTYTWILSSNVALQRSSGILLPMWIPYSAVPIGLTCAAFHILTNFLVVLREGEVN; encoded by the coding sequence ATGATGAGAATCAGTGACGGAATAGCCAAAGTCGAGAAATTTCTCGGTGCATTCTTAATGTTGTGCATGGCGGTTATCATTACATTATCAGTTGCCTTCCGATACTTCCTGAACTCCCCCCTGTCATGGGCCGGGGAAGTATCTATCTTTCTATTAATCTGGATCAGCTTTATTGGAGGTAGCTTGGGACTGAAATATAAGTCCCAAGCTTCTGTTTCGATATTCTTGGAGTATGTGCCGATAAATATAAAGAAGGCATTAATCCTGATTGGCCATCTATGTATGTTGTTATTTCTTCTGATCATTTTATATTATACCTACACTTGGATACTATCATCCAATGTAGCTTTGCAGAGATCTAGTGGTATTCTTTTACCCATGTGGATACCATATAGCGCAGTCCCAATTGGTCTTACTTGTGCAGCGTTTCATATTTTGACTAATTTTCTAGTTGTTTTAAGAGAGGGGGAAGTTAATTGA